The following nucleotide sequence is from Flavimarina sp. Hel_I_48.
CTTGTCTAACGCATCATTTTCTACCGGGCTGGCATCATCAATATAACTTCGGCGCAGTCCCACGGCAGGTATATTCACACTGGGAGTGTCACTACTCACGATAACGCGGTTGACATCAACTTCAATGTTACCGGTAAGGTCTGTAGGTGTAATTACGATCTCGTCCAGTTTGTTGAGGTTCTCGCGCAGGGTAACGATAATTTTTTTATTTTGAATCATACCCAGGTCTACCTGTAGTTCAAAGGGAGTAAACTGTATAGACTGCACCAATATTTTATCTCCCTGGCGTACATTCAAAAAGAAAATACCATTTCGGTTTGTTATGGTACCGCGGGTTGAGGATTCATTAAAAATCACTATACCTTCATTATCGTCTCCTGGTGGTACATTTACCTTTCCTTCTATCAGCATACGGTTGTTAAAAGACTGAGCCGTAAGCTGGTTAATACTCAAGACTATTAGGAAGGTGTAAAATAATTTCATATCATGTATTTTTTCTGAATTTCCGATAAGAAATGATAAAGAAGAACCTATGCGTGTGTAAATTTTTGTTAAATTGATTCCTACAAACCGATATAACCAACTTGAATGAAAAAAATAATACTCGCCAGTACCTCTACCCTTTACGGGGAAGAGTATCTAAAATACTTATTGCCTGCCATTAATACTCACTTTGAAAAGGTAGAACGCCTGGTCTTTATACCTTACGCCCGTCCCGGAGGCCTTTCTCACGATCTGTACACAGAACGGGTGCAGGAGGTTTTCAACGAACTGGATATTGAAGTGAATGGCTTACATCAGTTTGATGATCCCATTGCAGCATTAGAGGGGGCGCAGGCTATATTTGCCGGTGGCGGAAATACATTTTTACTGGTAAATGAACTTTGTAAAAGAAATCTAATGCCAGTGTTACGCAATGTTCTCTTCAATGGTACTCCTTATCTAGGAACAAGTGCCGGAAGTAATATTTGCGGTATTACCATGCAAACTACTAATGACATGCCCATTGTCTACCCACCAAGTTTTAAAACCATTGGTGCAGTCCCCTTTAATATCAACGCTCATTATATAGACCCAGATTTTGACGGTACGCATATGGGGGAAACCCGGGAAACCCGTATAAAAGAATACCATAAATTTAATAGTCCACCAGTAGTGGGATTGCGTGAAGGTAGCTGGTTGACCGTTACTGGTGATACCATTATATTAAACGGTCAGCATGAAGCAAGGATATTTACCCAGCATGCTAAACCTTACGAATTGGCTAGTGGGGAGACACTTGTTTTTTAAATGTAAACCAATAATTTGTAATTACATCTGGCTTATAATTTTTTTAGAAAATGATGTGCCCAGATCTCATAGCCTTCATTTAGATAGAATTTGTGACTAGGGTAATTCTGTACATAACTGTTGAGTTCTGAAGTCTCACAGCCTTTCTCGCGTGCGTAATCAAAGATCCACTCAAAGACATCTTTTCCCAGACCTTTTCTCCTATATTCCGGTATGATATACACATGGTCTGGCTCACAGGTTTTGCCACAATAATGACGGGTAGCAAACCATAGTCCAAAAACACCTACTAACGTACGCTCTATAAAAATACCCTGGCATTCATAATTCTGCTCAAACATACTTTCAAACCTTTTTATGAGTAGCTCATTTTCTATAGTATTGCCCATGAGTTCATGAACGAGTGGCAAAAAGATGTTAATATCTTCTTTAAATAGTCGCTTGATTTTTAAAGCGGTCATAATTTCGCTATTTTGAATGAAATATTTTTATTCTAAGGAACCATCTGTTTCTAAGATGACCTTTAAACGAATCTTTGGATTTAAAAAAAATCTAAAATTAATTCTTTTACTTACAAAATCATGAATCAATCCATAAAACATAACGAGAATGATAGCCGCGGCGTCTTTTTAATAGAAAGCGATAATGGGATTATATCAGAACTTACCTACTCAAAAGACCGCAATGGGATCATGACCATTGACCATACGGAAACAAAACGTGGTGAAGAAGGAAAAGGGTATGCAGGTAAACTTGTGGAACATGCAGTGGCATACGCACGTAAAATGGAGTATAAGATTGATCCCTTATGTCCGTTTGCTGAGGTGAAATTTGATGAGCATCCCGAATATCAGGATGTACGTTCCTGATTTATTTTGAAATAAAATAGCGTTCTGATAATTTCAAATGTTGTTTTAAAATAAATTTTTTTGAACGAATTTTTGTCCATAAAATTCACACTCTTTCTTGATTTTAGTGAATACTATGATTTACTAAGTAAATACTCACCCTTTTACGCTTGACGGGGTACTTATTAAGTCATAAATATTATGAATATCAATCCGCATTTTTCAAATTAAAAGAAAAATAGCGGATTTCTTCTTTTTAAAGGTTTTTATAATTTCCTTCTTTAAGAGACTTCCTTTTTTCTGTAATCCTCAATGTAGTCATCATATTATACGAATGCCTTATTCTGCTTAATATTTTAGCTAAAACTTTATGTTGGTATGCCAAAGTTGACTGTGTAATATTTCCACAGTGTTTACATTTTAAGCCTTAATTACCGTTTTCGAGCAAGTTACCTTAAAAATGCAACTTACAAATTTCTTTAAAATTAACTTTAAATTAACGTTAAATAGACATTTTGTAGGAATTTACTTATAGTATATTTTTTTTGAACAACTATTAGCAAATTATTTTTTTATGCATAAAAATCAAGCATCATAAGGCCTACCGATGAAATACACAATTACCGTAAAACGGCTTATCGAAAAGTACGTACCACTTCTTTTTTGGTTTTTATATTTATCTAATTTAGCACATGTCATAACCCAACTTATGACAATCATTTTGAATGGTTCCCTAACACCATAATATCAAAATGGTTTTTTTCAAACCATTAGATTTAAACATCCATTAATCAATGTCTCTCTCATTATGAGTAACATACGGCCATTGGTATGTCTAATTTTGAAAATTTAATTTACCCTAAGATCATCTAATATTTATTGCTAAAATTATGAAACAACCTTACACCAATCTGAAATTATCCTTTAGGCCACTGTATTTTTTGGCCCTTTTAAGCATTTTATTTTTCGGTTTATCCTCCTTTACGAATATTAAAATATTCGATCTTAGGAATGCAAAAGTTCTTGAAAATGAAAGGCATGATCCACCTCAAAACGAGGTGTGTTCCCCTATAAGCATCCTAGCCTGCGAAGATATTATCAAAGGGCTTCCGTTAAATCTTAATTTTACTGAGCCTGTATTGAATACTCTGGGAGATGTAAACGGAACAGGAACTGGCTTTACCGCAGCTTTAGAGCATTCAGAAGCTAGACGATCTGGTGACCTTCCAGTATCAAACGCAGCGGTCAATGGCTACGAGCCCTCGTTGATAAGTATCAATAATGGTGGTCTGGAGTTAAAATCCCAAGCAGGTATAAACTATTTAAATCCTCCGGAAAGTAGCAATAACAACAATCAGGTAAATACCCTTGGTATAGGTTTACAAAGTATTGTTACGCCGCTCACCCTGGAGACAACATTAATAAATATAACTACAGGAACTGGTTCTGCCCAGGCAGGAATATGGTTCGGTATTGATGAAGATAACTTTGTCAAGCTTAATGTTTTGGCAAATAGTGTAGAGCTGCGAAAGGAACTGGGCGGTAGATCTATAAATGGAGATACGTCTCCAGATCAGATCTTAATAGATAATTTGGGTACAGTTGGCCAAAATGTAAAATTGAGGATGGTAGTTGATCCTATAGCAATGTCAATTACCGCTTACTATGCCATTAATGGTGGCGACTTTATTCAAGTTACTAAAAGTGATTATTCTGCTTTGAGTCTTCCCGAAGTTTATCTTTCAGGCAGGGATCTAAATTCTGAGATTTCTGATGTTAGCTTTGCAGGTATATATGCTACGCATCGTAATGGAAGTCAATTTACCGCACGTTTTGATTCTTTCTCTGCAATAGTAGAAAAAGAGGAGCTTGACCTTTCTTTTGATAAGGAAGCTTTAATATTTGAAAGTATCGAAGGGGATGTTATTGACCCACAAAGTGTTTCACTTACTGCAAATAAAGGAAATCCTACTTTTTCTCTGTCAGACGATCCTAGTTCTGGTGACTGGTTGATCCTTCCGGTAAATCCAGAACTTGGGGTATTGGAATTCAATATCAAACCTGATCTAGCTCCAAATACCTATAGCACGACCATAATTGCGATTCCTTCAAATGGGGATTACACTTCTGCAGAATTGCAGGTTAGTTTGGTTGTACGATCCAAGGAAAATGCCAGAACTGAGAACGATATTTCAGATTTTGACATTACTTCTGCCACGGGCCCAGCGGTACTCAACCTAGAGGGACATTTGGTTAATATAGAAGTGGAAAGGGGCACAGATCTTACTGCATTGACTCCGGTAATCGGCGTATCTGCTGGAGCATCCATCAGTCCAGATTCAGGTGTTGTTCAGGATTTTACCAACCCTGTTTTATATACAGTAACTGCGGAAGATGGCACGATGCAAGAATGGTCTGTTCGCGTTACAGAGGCCGCACTGGAGAACTTTTCATTTATAGAAAATTTTGAAACTTATAGTATAGGAAACCTTCATGAAGTTTCTAACGGTGCTTGGTCTAAAGAGAGAGTTACTGATGCATCTATACCAGTCGTTAACGAAGGTCTTACATCTAATACTGACTTCAGTATTGATTTGTCCCAGGGTCAACAAACGCATGATTATGAAACACTGATTTCAAATCCCAAAGAACTGGTTGCTGGACAGCCATTTTATTTTAATACCTATTTCAACGTTGCAAATCTAGGAGTAAATACTACAGATAGAATACGTTCTGTAGTACGAATAGATGATAATTTAAGCGGTGATCAATGGATACGTGAGCAGATTGCCTATACAGTGGATAACAAACTTGTCGCCATGCTGGGTCTGGAGGGATCTGGCTCAAATCAAGGTGCTATTGCGATTGATCCAGGTAAAACCATTCAATTTGTAACCCGTGGGGTATGGGATGGAAATGGTACTATAACCTATTCATGGACTATTGATCCACAGCTCAATCTTGAGCAAAACGTATGGACGGGAGCGGGCACACATGCCGTGCAAGGCACCCCTCGGGTAGGTCGTATATTCATAGGTTCCAACGGAATAAACAACGGTAGCTTAGGGCCCATACGATTAGGGACCAACTATTCTGAAATAGTGACCGAAGAAAACACGGAGGATGAACCGGAAGCCAAACCTCTCTTGTCTCTTTCCCCACAGAGAATTGTGGGTGACGTCATTGTAGATGCTAACTTATCCCTAATTAAACAAATAACAATAACCAATAGCGGTACGGCTCCCCTCAACGCAATTGAAGTGGTGATCAATGGAGAAAATGCTGAAAGTTTTTCAATAAATGGAATTCCCCAAACGGTTGCCCCTTCAGAAAGCGCAACCTTTGAGGTGGTTTTTAAACCAGGTAGTGTAGGACCCAAGTATGCATCATTGCGCGTTACTGCCGCAGACGTAAATCCCATGACGGTTTCACTAAATGGTCTGGGTAAATTAGGAAATGGTGGAGATAAAGAGCCATCCTTACAATGGGTTCTCGATACCCAGTTAGGTGAAGGTGCCGTTACCGTAGGTGACAACAATGCGGACACAAATATCATCGATTTGGCAAATGGCCAAAATTACAATACGTTGCTGGGTGACGAACTGGATATCAAAAGTTTTGAACGTGCAGCTTCGGGTAATGTTACATTGGAAGTTCTTAGTGCATTTGGACCAGAAGGTGCTGATCCCGTGACTGCATTTGGATGGTATGAAAGTGGTGATTCCGCAGTTCTTAATGAAATTTTTACTATTGGAAATGTATCCGGTAATGGCCAGACTTTAAATCCTGTTATTGATGGGGCAACAACATTTGATCCTGGGACTGCAAGCTTTGGTTTTTATAGTAGATGGCCATTTTTTAATAATCGTACGCTTTATAGCGAGGATGCCCTTAATACATTTAACGGAGCCATACCTCATCATGTTAGGGTATATGAACTTCCAGGCGAAGAAAACGCCTATATTATAGCCACAGAAGAACACATCAGCGGTTTTGATTATCAAGATATTGTTGTTATTGCTCGTAATATCAAACCCGCTGGGGAAGAAGTTGCCGGTTGCAATCCTATTTCAATTTTAGAATGTGATCAGCTTGAAGTTTCACTTCCTTATGAACTCTCCTTTGACGGTACCGAAGGCGGTCTCTCAAATACAGGTTTTACCATGGTAGATAATCCATCTGCGCGTATCCCACAAGATGGTGCCATAAACTACCCACAGGTACCGGGTTATGAACCCAGTCGTATTTCTTTTTCAAATGGCAGAATGACCTTAAAAGCCGCAAATGGGATAGCATACGTCAAAAATGGTACTATTGCGGGAACAAGTACAGATGTCAATTCGCAGATCAATACATTGGGAGTTGGTATCAATACAGCAGAATATTCAAATTTCAGTCTGAGGACAACTCTTGTAAACCCATACAGCGACGCTACTCAAAATTCTGAACAAGCTGGTTTATGGTTTGGCCTGGACGAGGATAATTTTGCAAAACTTGCTATCGCTAACGGTGGTGTTGTAGAACTTAGGACCGAAACCAATGGTTTGTCAGTTGATAGTGATGCTGTAAGTTCTCAACCTATCGTTAACTATAATAACAGTACTATTAATTTGCGACTGTATATAGATGAAGTAAATAGTTTGCTTACAGGTTATTATTCCGTAAATGGTGGGGGTGAAGTTTCCATAGGTTCCCTGAGCCTTCCCGCAAGCTACTTAGAGGGTAAAGAGAAATATGACAACATTAGTTTTGCAGGTATTTTTAGTTCTAAAAGAAGAGAACAAACCGCAGATGTAAACTATACTTTTGAAAGTTTTGCATTAGAGGCAGACGATGCTATAACAGATACTATTGATCCTATTAATATCAATTTTTCTGATTTAGCAACAGCGTCACCTGCGGGTTACAATAAAGATAGTGGGGATTCTTACGGTGATCGTGGGAACGGTTATTCCTACGGCTGGCTCAATGCGGAAACCAATGTTCCTGCAGTAGTAACAAATAGCGCCAGAATGCGTACTGTAAGTGGGGTAGGTGTTCTCAATAACTCCTTGATCCATATGCAGTATGGGAACGTAGATACTGATCCTAGCAAGGGTTATTTGCCAGATGCCAAGTGGGAATTGGCATTGCCCAATGGTTCTTATAATATAATCGTAAATGTAGGGGATCCAGAATTGGATTCACCATCTACAAGTACCCCTAAGCACACTATCAATGCCGAAGGTGTAAACGTGATAAACCAGTTTATACCTACTGGAGTCAAAGGTGCTGCTACCCGTTTCAAATCTGGAAGCTCCAGAGTCGTTGTTAGGGATGGAAGACTAACAATTGATCCAAGGGGTGGTTTCAATACTAAAATCAATTCAATACAAATTGAACAGGTAGGACTTAGTGATATCCCATATTTTACGGGCGTAAACCCACAAGATGGTGCTATTAATGTACCTGTGAACGGCTTCCAGATTGCTATTGAGATCGTTGTTCCAGAAGGTTATGAGCTTGATAAAACAACTACAAGCAATGCTAAAATCTATGAAGTTACAGCTGGGGGAGAGCAACTGGTTCCAGCAAATACGAATGATACCGGTGGAGGGGATGCCATTATCCTGACCCCATTAAACAAATTAAAAGAAAACACCACGTACATCTTAAAAATGCCTACGACTATTGAGGCTAATAAAATAGGTGATATTCAAGATAGAATTGCTTTTGAAGCTTTTGAGTCCCGTTTTACGACAGGTGAAGAAGATTTAGATACAAATCAGCCAGGCCGTGACCTTACAAACGTTTCATTTACTCAGGTGCGCGGAGCTGCATTGGGTGAGCGTGTCCAAAACGAACGTTTTTCAAGTATGCAGGTGGGACCTGATGGTAAACTTTACGCGAGTACCATAGGGGATTTTCAGTCTGATGGTAAGATATTCAGATGGGATATGTCTAATGATGGCACCCTGACCAATCTTGAAGTACTATCACCAGAGTTATCAGGAGCTAGTAATCCCGTAAATGGTAGCCCTCAAAATAACGACGTTCGTTTGATTATTGGTTTCAGGTTTGATCCTAATGCCACGGCAGAGAACCTTGTCGCTTATATTACACATAGTAAATCTTCAGAAAGTGATGGTCCAGAATGGGACGGTAAGTTGACACGCCTGAGCGGTCCAAAATTAGAATTGGTACAGGATGTTATAATACACTTGCCAAGGTCTAAGAAGGATCATTTGACAAACAGTCTGGCATTTGATATAAATGGGGATTTATTCATAAGTCAGGGTAGCAATACCGCTGGGGGTGAGCCTGATCCTGCATGGGCTTTCAGGCCAGAGCGTTTGTTGAGCGGTGCTATCCTTAAGGTAGAACTTGATAAACTTCCGGGTAATTTACCATTAGATGCCTACACTACTAATAATATAGGTGTCATAAACAGTGCGCCTACAAATTCCATCACTATGAGTGATGGAACGTACAATCCGTATGCTACAAATTCACCACTTACTATTTTTGCAACAGGTATACGTAATGCGTACGATCTACTGTGGCATTCTAATGGTTGGTTATATGTTCCAACCAATGGTACAGCTGGTAACAATACTAATTCACCCAATTCTCCAAGTACGGCAAATTATGAGTTGGCTAGACGAATTGATGGACGTACCACAGTTCCTAACGCACCAGCACTCCTGGGAGGTAATACTCAAAAGGATTGGCTTTTCAAAACCAAGGGAGGTACTTATCATGGTCACCCAAACCCATATAGGGGAGAGTTTGTACTTAACCATGGAGGAACATCCTATAGTGGTTTACCGGGACAGGTAAGAGAACCTTATAAAGATGTTACAAAATATCCATCTAACGTTCAGCCTGATCCTAATTACATGCAACCTGCATTTGATTTTGATTTTAACAAATCACCGAATGGGGTTATAGAATATAAGAGTGATGCCTTTGAAGGAAAATTGAAAGGTTTAATAATGGTGGTCCAGTTTAGTGGTCAGGACAATCTTTTATTACTTGATCCAGGAAGTAATGGTGATATCGCATATAACTACAATTCTGTCACAGGACTTGGTGGATTTGATGATCCTATCGAAGTAGTTGAAGATCCAAAAACAGGAAATATCTATGTGTCAGAATATGATAGGGATGGTAGTAGCTTACCTCAGCTTACCCTGCTCAGAGCTTCTGATCCTGCACAGCCTGGAGCTGTCATTGCTGCTAACACAAAGGAATTAATCTTTGAAACAACGGTAAATAACCAAGGATCTCAAAGTCAGCAGAAGAAGGTTACTATATCTAATGAAGGGGCAGAGGTGCTTAATATCACAGGAGTTTCCGTTAGTGGAAATTTTGCAGATCAGTTCAAAGATGCAAATCCTTCTGGAGCACAAAATATAGCACCTGGTGGAAGTGTTGAATATACGATCACGTATGCTCCTAATCTGGACCAAAGCAATATTGGTTATCAGGATGCCGCTTTTGTAATAAATAGCAATGATGAGAAAAATCCTCAATTTACCATAGGTCTTTTCGGTCTTAAGAAAAAAGGATATGAAGGTACCGGGGAACCTGCATTGCAGGATGTTGTAAATGCACTTGGTATAGGTCTTGATATTGGCTGGACAACGCTTGCTAATAATACTGACCCAGACCCTATTGCAGATGAAATTGAAGTGGAACGTTGGGTAAAACTCAATGCAGAAACACCTGTAAGAATTACGCCGGTAGGAAGATATTCTCCTGCAGAATCCCTGCCATTTGGTTGGTATACTAATGATGGCGAAATATTCACTCAGGAAATAGGAGTGTTGCAAGATGGTTTAGCAAACGCGCAAACGCTTTATCCACCTATGGAATCGAATGAATCCTCTGTTAATTTTGATCCACGAGGGGATGTATTTGGATTTTATGTTGAATCGCGGTCTTTCGGAAGATTTAATTATACCGAAGATATATTAAATGAACTCAGCGGTGTTGCACATCGATCGCGTATTTATCCTAATAAGGACAGAGAGGGGAATATTATTCCAAATAGCTATTTAATCACTTTTGAAGACGCATCAAATGGGGATTATCAGGATTATATGTTCATAATGGACAATGTTGTTCCTTTTAGTGAGGCTTTGCTTGCCTTCGGTTTTGATAAAGAGTCGTTGAAGTTCAGCACATCGGTGAACGAATTGGAAATAAACGATCAGGATGTTACCTTAAGTGTTTCCGGTCCTATCAAAGCAAATGAGATTAGTCTTGATGCTACCGAAGATTGGGTTGTGCTACCAGAGAATTTTGAATTTGAGAATCCGTTTAATATTGGCATTGATGCAGAAGGTTTGGCTATCGGAAACTATACAGCGGTTGTAACAGCTTCTGCTACGAACTACGCCAGCGCCAGCCTGTCAATCAATCTTTCTGTAACAGATGAGGTAGTTTATGTGTACCAATTTAACTTTCAGACTCCTGATGACATAGAAATCTCGCCTGAAGGGTATATTGATGACATAGGGCAACCATATGCTGCCCAGAGTACAGACATGGGTACCGTAGAATTTGGATGGGTACTTCCAGGTACTTTGACACCTGCAAACGCAGCGGTAAATGCACGAAACAGGAATACGGGAACAAACGATGATCCCTTATTAAAAACATTTAATATTATAGGCCATAGGACAGCGGCAACTTATCCTCTTAGGGACTGGACTGTAAAACTTCCTAACGGCAGCTATTTTGTAAACATTAGTGTAGGTGAAAATGAATTCAGGGATAGTAACCATGTTCTTGATG
It contains:
- a CDS encoding GNAT family N-acetyltransferase; the encoded protein is MNQSIKHNENDSRGVFLIESDNGIISELTYSKDRNGIMTIDHTETKRGEEGKGYAGKLVEHAVAYARKMEYKIDPLCPFAEVKFDEHPEYQDVRS
- a CDS encoding GNAT family N-acetyltransferase, with amino-acid sequence MTALKIKRLFKEDINIFLPLVHELMGNTIENELLIKRFESMFEQNYECQGIFIERTLVGVFGLWFATRHYCGKTCEPDHVYIIPEYRRKGLGKDVFEWIFDYAREKGCETSELNSYVQNYPSHKFYLNEGYEIWAHHFLKKL
- the pepE gene encoding dipeptidase PepE, translated to MKKIILASTSTLYGEEYLKYLLPAINTHFEKVERLVFIPYARPGGLSHDLYTERVQEVFNELDIEVNGLHQFDDPIAALEGAQAIFAGGGNTFLLVNELCKRNLMPVLRNVLFNGTPYLGTSAGSNICGITMQTTNDMPIVYPPSFKTIGAVPFNINAHYIDPDFDGTHMGETRETRIKEYHKFNSPPVVGLREGSWLTVTGDTIILNGQHEARIFTQHAKPYELASGETLVF